The Bacteroidota bacterium genome contains the following window.
GTTCAACGCTAGAAGAGCTATCAACACAAGATACATCATGTTAATCATCTTCTGCCTTGGACTCTGTTTACCACTTGACATTTTCTTTTTCTCCTATTTTTAAGTTAGCCTAAATTCGATGATTGAAATTAATTACGTGATACATTCATGGCAGACAACATGTTGCCGTAAACGCTATTGAGCGAAGATAGATTTTTGCCTAAAGTGCCAATCTCGGTAGTGATATGTTTAGCAGTACTTTCAGTTTCGCTAAGAGCATTTACTACATTGCTTAAATTGCCTACGAATGAATTGATTGTTTTCAAATGGTTGTTCGATTCTGCAATCTCCATTTCGTAAACTTGATTAAGAGAAGCTAAATTTTTGGTAATGTTTTCCATTTGTTTGGCATACTCTTGCGAGTTAGAGGAAGCGGAAGTTAAACCATTCATTGCTTCAACGGCTTTCATATAAGAATCGTTTACGCTCACCATCGATTGACTGGCTTTCTGAACATTCTCGGCATAGTTGCTGGTTGCTACAGAAACTTGAGTCATATCGCTCATGGTAGCTACATTATCGCCCAATGATTTTAGATTTGTGCCAAGACTAGAAATTAACTCAGGGCTAACTTTAGCTTCTTCCAACATTTTATCTAACTGTTGTGATACACTACCAGTTGCTTTTTTGTCTTTTTTGTCTTTGGTTTCCATTCCTGCAAGTTCGGGGTATACTAATGACCAATCTATATCTTGATGTGGGGGTTCAAAAGCTGAAATTGCAAATATAAATGCTTCAGTAAGTAAGCCTACAATCAGCATAAAGTCGGCACCAGGCCAGTGGGTGATTTTAAATAATGCTCCTACGATAACTACTGATGCCCCAAGACCATAGATCATACCCATGATCTTTTTCCCTGTCTTGCTTTCGAAAAAACTGTTTTTGTTACTCATTGTTGTTGGTTAGATTTTTAATGTTAGAAATTGGTTAATTTGAATTGGATTTTTATTGGAAAAATAATTAATTATTTTAAAAACTATTAACTGATAAAGAGGTAAAGAAGGGCTGTGATTACTCTTTGTCCTTATTAGAACGTCCGATATAAGTCATCACGCATCGGAAACCTACAAAGCTCTTAGATGAGTCAGCATATTCATACTGTGTGCGTGTACCATTTTGTATATAGTAAGCTACGTCTTTCCACGACCCACCACGTACTACTTTTTTCTTCTGCGTTTCTGATTCTTCCTTTTTGTAACGGTAGCGATACTCCGGACTTCCATCACTTGTTATCTGGTTACCTTGCTCGGCATAAGCGGAGTTAGTCCACTCTGCCACATTACCACTCATACAGTATAAACCATAATCGTTAGGGAAGTAAGCATTAACCTTTACAGGATAAAAGCCTCCGTCGTTAATATAATCACCGCGTCCTGGTTTGAAGTTGGCCAAGAAACAACCTTTGGTATTACGAACATAAGGTCCACCCCAAGGGTACATATTGCCATCTCTACCACCACGAGCTGCATACTCAAATTCACTTTCTGAGGGTAAACGGAATTGCTCTTGGCTGTACTCGTTAATATTATATAGGAAGTTGTTTAAGCGATGTGAACGCCAGTGGCAAAATGCACGGGCTTGATGCCAACTAACACCTACTACAGGATAATCATCATATTTGGGGTGAGAGAAATATTGGCGGGTCATAGGGTCATTGTAAGCGTAGGTGAAATCGCGAACCCAACACAAGGTATCAGGATAAATCATGAATTCCTCTTTTATTATATATTGGCTACGATCTTTGCTATACCAATCATTTCCTGTTGTGTATGCGGCAGCACCAACGTGGTCTTCCCAATACCAAGTATACTTCAAAGTTCTTACATCAACCTGCGGCCTGTTATAATACTTATCAGTGCCTTGGTACATGTACCTTGATTTTTGCCAAGAGTCATCGGCCCAATTCACTTTCTTTTTATAATCCAAATACACTACACCGTCAGGGTCGGTATAAGTAACTGCTTGTTCAGTACGAGCCAGCGAATCAATAACGTAATATACAAACTGACGATATTCGTTGTTTGATATTTCGGTATCGTCCATATAA
Protein-coding sequences here:
- the gldL gene encoding gliding motility protein GldL, which encodes MSNKNSFFESKTGKKIMGMIYGLGASVVIVGALFKITHWPGADFMLIVGLLTEAFIFAISAFEPPHQDIDWSLVYPELAGMETKDKKDKKATGSVSQQLDKMLEEAKVSPELISSLGTNLKSLGDNVATMSDMTQVSVATSNYAENVQKASQSMVSVNDSYMKAVEAMNGLTSASSNSQEYAKQMENITKNLASLNQVYEMEIAESNNHLKTINSFVGNLSNVVNALSETESTAKHITTEIGTLGKNLSSLNSVYGNMLSAMNVSRN
- a CDS encoding SUMF1/EgtB/PvdO family nonheme iron enzyme codes for the protein MKRLNLFLIIAITLTLGSCGLNGDNGELTGVPGRRKWFHQAPLGTVYVPTGTFHLGQSDQDVSFAQLAQNRQVSIPAFYMDDTEISNNEYRQFVYYVIDSLARTEQAVTYTDPDGVVYLDYKKKVNWADDSWQKSRYMYQGTDKYYNRPQVDVRTLKYTWYWEDHVGAAAYTTGNDWYSKDRSQYIIKEEFMIYPDTLCWVRDFTYAYNDPMTRQYFSHPKYDDYPVVGVSWHQARAFCHWRSHRLNNFLYNINEYSQEQFRLPSESEFEYAARGGRDGNMYPWGGPYVRNTKGCFLANFKPGRGDYINDGGFYPVKVNAYFPNDYGLYCMSGNVAEWTNSAYAEQGNQITSDGSPEYRYRYKKEESETQKKKVVRGGSWKDVAYYIQNGTRTQYEYADSSKSFVGFRCVMTYIGRSNKDKE